GTTACAGACTCTTCCGATGTGATCCTCAAACACTTGTTTGAGGATTTGTTATCCAATAGGTATGCTGTACCGATATCCTCGGTAATGAAAGGATACACTCAACTACAACATGTTAAAGTCATGACAAAAATGGATATTAAACGCAGTGGGGACAattgcaaacaaaaacaacatgatTCTGATCGAGAAAATGGGTCAAAACTGTATTTCCTTCAGCGAGATAAGATTAGCAAGATcactcttttgtttttgttctattTTAGAGAGAAGTGAACCCAAATCAACACAACCagttccctctcctctcccctgcacTCCAACCCTCTCCGGCACTAGTGTGAACACATGCCCTGAAGGCTGTGAGGTGGCTGACAGTCATAAGATCAATCTATGATCCAGATAGTATGGGGAAGCGACCTTATGGAGTCTGAGTTTGTTACTTAATTGTGGACGTTACGAACAGAGACAGACCACGCAGGGGGCTGTCAACAGCTGTGGTTTATGTGGTGGGTTTGTAAGTGTCGGTGTGAAAGCTCACATAACACCACCGATGTGAagctgaaaaacaacaacaactctgGGGACACTTACCTAAGAGTGGCAGCAAGCGCATCTGCAACGGATCATTCTGGAACAtagaaaataagaaataatgTTAGCCAAGTGTTGAGGCTCAGAATAAGAGCAATGTATTGTCGGTTACGGGCTAGGGCTGCCATGATAACATTAATGACCTGCATGTTGATTAAGCCTTCCTAGTTCAAACTGTTTCAAAGCTTTGTCTAGAGACATGCATACTGCAGAGTCAATTATTTGTGCACATTTCAAAGCGGTCGTTGACAGCACAAAGTTATTTGCTTAATTTGCCCCCAcgtcacacaaagacacactagTTAAGGACAATCTTAAGTTtatctcccccactccctctctctctctcccttcctccctctctctccctctctctccctccctctctccctctcaccatgGCAGTGGGCAGTAgcgtctgggtgggggtggggctggggtgCGGGGagctcctggaggaggaggtggaggaggagggcgaggcggTGACGGTGGGCAGGGCCGAGAGGCTGGTCTGGGAAGAGCTGGTGGTGTTGGGCAGGCTGTCCCCCAGGCCGCGGTCCTCGTCCTCCCCGGGGGGGCAGGCCTTGCTCATGCCCGCCTGGGTCTCCTGCAGCAGCGGGCGGGACTCGGGCCGGGGGTCCTCGCCGCCCTCCAGGCCGGCGTTCTGGTCGTTCTGCCGCTCCTCCGCCGTGGCGCCACTCTCGTCCTGATgaagggaggtgagggagacgCTGGGTCAAACAGCCGCGCACGCTCTATGTTCTATTCAACTTCTATCCAACTTTGAAAGAGACAGGACGCCGTCACAGGACTCATTGCATCACACTGGCCAAAAGTGAAACTGTCTAACAATAACAATTGCAGAAAGGAGAAATTGTGGGGAATATTTGAGCTTGAGTGTTTTACTCTTGagtttatttaaggcatttcgCTGTGAAACTCATCCCCGGAGTAAAGTAGAGAAAAGTAGATTGGACTTTACTGATCTTCCGGTTGATGTAGGAATCTTTAGCTAAACACCTTTGTATATTATCTAAATTAATGTCGTCAAAAAGAATGACGGTTTTATTAGAAAGTGAAACCATTATGTTTAAACATTTATGCCATGCATCCCTGCAGATGCATTACTTGGCATCTATTGCTTCAAAAAGGTTCATTATTTGTTGAAGACTAAAAATAGACTGTTGGTATGTAAGGAAGCATTTAATGGAAAGTAGGTTCTCGGTTTAGTGGAAAAAATTGCGTAGATACACTTTTTTCTGAAAGCTTGCCATTTTTAAATGCTATTTAAGGGTTAAGGCTTTTTAAGGAAGCTGTGGCATTATTACATGAAAACCTCTTGATGTTTTCTTTACTCCCAATGTTGAGGAGTATATTGTCTTGGAGGAATGGTTTCCAAAAGATTGACATTAGTAAATGCCAATTTAATTTGACTATTTCCATATTTCGGCTTTTATTTGTTGTCGAAATCTGGAGACTACACTATTGAACcgataaatatgtatataatcCTTGATCAAAGCTCTAAGAATGATACCATAATGCTGAAAAGACAAGCAGTCCCAAATACTCACAATGGGAATCTTCACGATTTCACTTGACTCACACAGCGGCTTAGAACCTGCATCACAGACAAGAGAACACTGTTAGAAATTGCGTTGGCTTGAAGTCGTATCTCATAAAAGCTGAATGAAGATCTACAAAAGGGGGTCCTACTCACAGGGTCTCTCGCAAGAAGAGCGCCGCTTGATCAAGAACCACACCAACAATCCGCAGAAGATCAGAACCAGGATGAGGACGATGGGGATCGCTGAAAGAACAGCCAAAGTCATTCCGATGTTCAAGCACAAATGTGGAACAAATGTTGCTTTGCTTTTGTAGCGtaacacagaaaacacatacAATGAAATTGTGTTTTAACAGAGCAAAGCACACACATTGTAGATGTTGCGAGGCTGTCGTTTTTCCCTTTCCGAGTCATAGGAATCGTTTAATTCACATTATCTGCACATTGTGAGCTCCAACATGGCCATGTGCTTTGCGCTTAGCGCCAAGTCATacaagtcaacaacaacaataaagacaacATTATCAATACAAACTATTGTGAAATAACTAACGTGGAAGGTTAGCCTGGAAGGTTCGCCAAACGAGCGTTTGGAACATGAAGCAGACAGcgttaaggcccaatcccatttctaccccttaccccttccccttacccctcccccttgttttgaaggggtaagggtaaggggaaggcgtaaggggtagaaatgggattgtgCCTTTAcccctaccccttaccccttcaaaacaagggggaggggtaaggggaaggggtaagtgGTAGAAATAGGATTGGGCCTAGGTGTTACCTATGAGCTCAGGGGAGCCGGGAGCCGGTGTGGGCAGGAGGGGCGGGGACAGCTCCGTGGTGGATGGGAACCGCTTCCTGCACACCGTGTTGGAGAACGCCGTGCACTTCTGCACCTCCTCATCACCCGCCTTACACCTGACGGAAAAACACAGAGATCGGCTTCATATCAACACCTGCAAGGACCACTGGTGGATCgggaacatttaaaaaatgccggGTTTCAGTTAAAAACGACAAACAAACCTGGAGAagtacaaaaaacaaacaacaaacaaaaggtaacactttacaataaggatTCATTCAtaacaataagggtacattcatTAACCATTAATCAACATTCGGAAGTAACAGTTAATTAATATTTTACTAAAGGTCTAGTAATCATTTATAAATGGTGTCAAAGTTAACTCAGGTATTCtttgtatattatttatattttattatttagggttagggttgacccTTACCCACAACCCTAACCCCTTTGCTCATGCTATATAACAATGCTCAACGTCTCGTACCTGGCACAGCGCTTGCAGACCTCACAGGCCTGGTCGGGAACGCAGAAGGATCCGGGTTTGCACTGACACTTGGTATCTGTGGTGCTGGTGCAGGAGACTGTCTGCATCTCATCTGTGGGTGGGGCAGACGTAGAAATACAGGGTGATTATTACaattcagggagagagagcaatgccACCAAATCCTTCTCTCGAAAGTGAGAGACCCTGTTTCCCCGCTTTTCATTTTTGTCTCTCTGCTTTTTAGTTTTTCACCAATtttcatgttattattatttatttatttgattgggacagtgcacattaatcaacatgtcagccagagcatcaatataaatatgccgGAGTTAGCTTAATTGCTAATTTTCATCCGTTGTCCTAAGGCAATGTgttgccctcacacacacacacacacacacacacacacacacacacacacacacacacacacacacacacacacacacacacacacacacacacacacacacacacaaacacacacaaacacacacagaggatggTCGGTGAGgcgtgtgagcgagagagatagagagaagcgTTAAACTAGGTGGAATGTGAGAGTACTCCCAGTGGAAGTTGCTGCTGTGGATTTCTACCAAAGTCCAACACTGGTTTACTCAGGCATTGAGTGCCGTGGTTAAACATTATTCTATGGAGCGCTTCTAAAAGTATAACAACATCACTGGCTCTGGGTGAAGAAGAACAAACTCCCCCCAAAAAACCTACTGCAAATCCCCAATTCCTTTACAACCAATGCTTTCATCTCATGCGCACAGAATCACTCACTACAATACGAGATGATTAGTGTTTTCTTTCATGGAGTCGCTTTCGAACTCCCTTAATAATCATTCAACACCAAGACAGCCTTGCCCTCATCTGAACTTTATGTGCAGCCGTGCtatggctgctgctgcatggCTGATGTAACAGTGATGCCTGCGTTCCTGGGGTTCCTGTTTATCTAGCACCAATGCTATGTTAGCCTTGGAAGGTGATAAAGTAATGCAGGCTCAACCTTTGTGTTGGCCCACTTGTGTGTTTGCTTATCCTATTCAAGTTATCTTAAAGATCCCTCGCCGTAGAGAACAGCTTGAAGTGGAACAGGGCCTTATAACATTATTGCATGAACAAATGAAATGCAGAGTGGGTAAATGGATATTGCTGTGCAGGTTAACTTTAACGTAGGAAATGACAGAACCATACAAGCTAGAGGAAAGACCTTGTTAGAGTCTAATACGATTTTAAGTAAAACCTTAAAATCAAAAAGTATCCACTAAAATCattctttaatttatttttagggggatggcttagctcaggaggtagagcaggttgagaaccggaaggttgctagttcgatccccaactcgagttgtccctgagcaagatacctaaccctaactgcccCGGACAAGCTggttgtcgccttgcatggttgactctgctgtcggtgtgtgaatgtgtgtatggcgCTTTGAATAaaggtgtctgctaaatgccctaaat
The nucleotide sequence above comes from Gadus chalcogrammus isolate NIFS_2021 chromosome 4, NIFS_Gcha_1.0, whole genome shotgun sequence. Encoded proteins:
- the tnfrsfa gene encoding tumor necrosis factor receptor superfamily, member a, whose protein sequence is MNFDLVVRKVLVAVAWLSCVQVAGRAAGLGPAAQWSGDDYANRTLRRLKTCVENQQYQHQGLCCLNCDAGTYVHQACSRELEVGLCKPCHEVTYTEHSNGMNRCLPCTHCRSDEMQTVSCTSTTDTKCQCKPGSFCVPDQACEVCKRCARCKAGDEEVQKCTAFSNTVCRKRFPSTTELSPPLLPTPAPGSPELIAIPIVLILVLIFCGLLVWFLIKRRSSCERPCSKPLCESSEIVKIPIDESGATAEERQNDQNAGLEGGEDPRPESRPLLQETQAGMSKACPPGEDEDRGLGDSLPNTTSSSQTSLSALPTVTASPSSSTSSSRSSPHPSPTPTQTLLPTAMNDPLQMRLLPLLGSEKSLRKSFDLFDEYLDVRIHNKFFRLIGVSDNHIRLAEGAPPGDKVYDLLKSWMQREGLKADINNLLDALLSMDQRRSAESIACAALQKGYYQHAGAP